The sequence TTATTTGCGGTAGGATGTACAAAGTACAAAGAGAACGAGGACCTCGGGTTTCGCCGGGTAGCGGTAGCCGTTGGTCACGCTCATCACGGGCACTTGCAAGTTGAGCTCACCATGAATTCACCGTGGTTGCCGTCGTTGTTACTCGCCGGTCCGAATTCTTGTCGCAGCACGCCGACGACCGCGTTCCGGTGTTGTTCGTTGTGGATGTTGCCGACCTTGGTCAGCTTGTCATCGAACCAAAGCCGGTCGCACACACTGCAGCTGTggccgaagctccggtcgaggaaatCTCGCTTGAACCGCGCGTTCGCGCCATCGGTCCCGGGTTGCAGGGTTGCAGCAGTTGCTTCGAGCGTTTCGTTGCCTTTGCCGCCGACTCGCGTTGCCTCGTCGCTTCGGGATCCGCTGCTCGGCGTTTACGTTtcgattcggcttcgcgttgccgcgcCGCTTCGGGATCCGCTGCTCGGCGTTTACGTCGCGCGTTTACGTCGCGCGGAGCGTCGCGCGGAGCAGACGAAGCAGCGACGCGGCTTCACGGCGTGCGCTTGCAGAcgatttttttagatgtgaagcagcttttgctcgtggCTGtttccgtccttccattggcgaccgtccgctcggcaACCAtttgtgctggcacgcgctagcgcgttcgggcgctgtcgcctctcccccttacactctctcagcaatcacttgatggcgtcggggaacgatattcttcagacgcgcgatgaacccacgtgctcccgcgtggcgtgtgAATCCATGGTGTGCTcgacttgcaaggacgcgttaacatcgggcaaggtgcccgtgatgaacggaactttaagtcgacccatgcgctgcttcgcattcccatatggttccctttagtgggagatggtgtaattttttttctgctgccaaTAAAGATGAATGCTCATCGTTATGTAACCTAATGAAATATTCATAAAAGGTGCGGCTCGTTTTTTCGTAACAGACCTTGTTCATTAAATTTAAACCATgccagagcagacgacaacgTTTACGTGGTTCTGCTTTCTGGAGAGAAAGCAGACGGTGACTCCAAACAAACAATTATTCGCGGTAGATTTTTGCTCCCTTCGGCAGAACGGTCGGCATGCCGAGGTGTGCTGTGCCAGGCTGTCGAAGTGGATACACGTCGGCAACGTCAAATGAAGTGCCCTTCGTACAGCGACACTTTTTCAAACCACCGAAAGAACCGAATGTGCTGAGGGAGTTGAGCAATGCGACATGACGCGCAAACTTCAaagttacgcaaaaaaaaaaaaaacatatctgtGACCTTCACTTTGATGTAGCGGACATTTGAACCTCCTTCCAGCATGTTGTGAATGGCCAAACGGACTCGATTCCGCGAGGACGGTGGGGGCCAAAGAAAGGTGCGGTACCGCGGCATTTCGTGAATTGCATTGAGCATGCTTTGAAGATTTGTGTAGAAAATGTCGGCACAAATGCAGCAAGCGTGCTAGTGACCGAAGATGACATTACGTCAGTTTTTCGGAGCGAAAGTGAGATGTGCGCGGAAATGTTGGAACGTGGAAATAGGGCTGCCTCAAATGCTGAAAGCATGGAAGTCACCATGAAAGAAAGCTCCACAGGTGAACATTGGTTCGGTGGCATAGAAGATTTACCCATGTATGTAGCATGGTGTGTGCAGCAcatgcagggttgccaatggtggctacttttcgccaaattggcgaatttgagaggcccgtggcgacctaaaattatgaatggcgacatggcgaatttttggcgattttcagcttaggtctccgctgagttatgcatcctaagctcagtgccttcccaacgaatgagcggcactattttctgtatttttctgggttttgaggtgcacattacgcgccgttctgtatgtccgtcctgtaactcgtgtgtatctcctcaattcatctagatgcttctaactcaattcatctagattcatctaaatgcttcagagcttcgctaaagtttcgcttctgaaggggctagatgacgggttggtcgtgtgttccggccatttgttccgccaaagctccaactattctgaatagcttggcgacctattcaccgctgcagtatcctctaatcgagctcgtacagcgacgatgggcggatacgcgggtgttcgtgcaataaaaaattgtttattcaggcattttctactgttctcggtgagcgtgtgcaaagaaaacaattgctatataacattttacaatgtctacctgttcaattataacgcactggattgacgcgggtagatataagtgattatatatgaaagggacagtggcgtccggtatcatattagttcacactaaaaggtataagactcactaatgaacgatacctgtaagaattctgtcttactactttcaataaacctgttaatcctttttttttcatatgaggggatgtaaagctgtctacaaacaacgccttcgcggctttcgcccaaggtttaccacacttttacctttgaaacgagcgcacagggatggaaggatatcatgagcgttttatcctttcatactcgcgcctccgcgcacatcttgcggctagtcggagaaccaggtacacccagcactcccatggtgaaggggcgatgcgcctggtattgagaaatgtcaatatactttaagggctttgaatgacactgtattctacggggctatacatcagtggaaattcctattactaggatatgccgcacacatctagaatggcgacttttttggcgaaatttctacaaaaatggcgacttttggcgactttctgctcgttgtttggcgacatttactcgaaagtcagtggcaaccctgagcaCATGGAGGAGCGTGTTGTTTTTTGCAAACTTGAAGAAATTGGTCGTGTGGTTTCTATTGAAAGAGCAGTCATTATAAACAAAAACTCGACCGTGGTTGCTAAGGGAAAAGTTGTGCCGGAATCCTCTTACACCATTCATGAATGTGCCAAACTCAGTTTTACCACTTTGAACGACGCAGCGCCCTTTCTTCATCTCATTGGGAGTCTTCCAATATCAACTTCGAAGACAGCTGTCAAGTCTGGGAGGATATGGAGAAGCAAGACATGTGCAGTGCTGTCGGCGAAAGCCATATGCGTTCagtgcaaaaaagcaaaaaagaagttGCAGTGCAGGCAGAAACGACGTTCAAGAAAGAGCAAGTACGTGCCTATTACATCTGCGCTGAAGACTATAAGAGCAACAGTGCTGCGGGAGAAATACAAGAGGGAACTGCTAAGGTTGAAAAGAAATATGTCATCAGATCCAAGCAATGCACTGTTGAACAAGGTTTTAGCTGAACTTCCGCCACTGCAGCGACTTGCATTTCGGACAGCACTGCAGTCGACGAAAGCGAAAACTTCAAGAGGTGTGCGGTATGGCTATGGGTGGCTGCTGAGTTGCCTTCTCTTGAGGATTTCAAGCCCACGTGTGTACCGCTTGATGTCAAGAATGAGAATCCTTCCTCTTCCAACTTCGACTAGGCTCCGACAAATAATAAGAGGAATGCCTTGTGAGTTTGGCTTCAACAAGCTCTCCCTTGCCAGCATTGGAGCTTAGATGAAGACTACGAAAGGAGTCCAGTGTTACGGCACACTAGTAATAGACGAAATGAAGGTACGCCAAGCAGTAGCTTTCAACCGTCAAACCACTATAAGATTGATGGGTTCGCAAATTACGGAGACGGTGAAGTTTCAGCAGCTACTGCTGATCATGCATTAGTTGCAATGTCCGTGCCTCTATTCCACCCATGGGTTCAACCTATATTGCAAGCTTTGCAACAAAAAATGCAGCCCCCGGACACGTGCTCGCCAAAATAGTTCTTGATTCAATCGTGGAGCTACGCAAACACAACGCCATTGTCGTCGCAGTTATCAGTGATCGCGCCAGCACGAACAAAAAAGCCATGTGGTCCAACTTTGGCATATCGGGCAAGCTCCACTCAGCAAACCACAAAGTTCAGCACAAATCAAAGCCTCTACTTCCTTTGCGATGTACCCCACATTGTCAAATGCATTAGAAACCATCTTCTTCGGCACAAAGACGGCATGGTGGGTACCACAGTACGATATCGCAATAAATACTGTTGCAGCGCCCATCCAAATACATTTTCTTCCCATTATTCGCAGCACAACATACGATTGACGgatatttttttctgttcttcttGCTCACAGATTGGTGAACATCGCATAAACAATGACCACTACCAAGTTCTGCAGGAAGTAGACGGCAAAGAGCAACTCCGCATTGTTCCCAAGCTTACCGCTGAACACGTCTGCCCCGACATGAGAAAAATGAGAGTGAAGCTTGCAGTACAGGTAAGATTACGAAAGGCTGTCTTTGAAAGAACTCATAGCTTAACTGATTATTTAGGCAAATTCTTCGCATGTGAAACACAAACTTAACAAGTACCGTAAAGTGTTCTCCTTAGTCTTTTTGCGATGCAGTAAAATCACCCTCTACGTTTTCTTTCCCCTAGCCGCTCAACGGCTATCGGCCTTGATGTGTGCAGGCGACTCGAACAAGCTGGCCTGGAAGACTGCGAGGGGACAGCCGCGTTTACCCGCATGACGATAAATGACCCTTTTGACGCCCTGAACGTCAAGCTTCCTCGTTTCGGGATAACGAGTGCATCCAAGGAAATTGATATAAAACTTTTGAACAACATTAGCAATATGTAATGTTAATTAAGAACTGAGGTGCTGGGCATATAAATAAAATATTAAACGCCGACAAACATTTACACCAACAAAAGCCTCGTTCAAATATACTTCTTTGTAATTGAAGGAagatatatataaagaaagacgACGAAGAAATGTCTTACACCTTAGAACTTCGCCATCCTAGATAACGTAAATAAAAGTCGATGAGAAGGCAACACGCCGCTCGCGTTATTTCTAGTATTACAAGCTTATCCTCCACTTTCATTTAATGACACACGTTTCATAAAAAGAAATCAGGTTTAGAATAGCCTTATGCCTTTCTACAAAGGTCCTTTTTTATAGGCGTCAACGTTTACATGTAAGAGCTAGCTTGCACAAACTAACACAGTGATGTCTAACATAAACATTTCCCTTTTCTAGATCATCCAAGATTTCATCGATATCTTGGACTTGACAGAGAGAGACCACGTTAAGAAAGGAACAGCCATGTTCGCATCGCAAGTAACAATGGAGTCCTTGAGGGTGACTTATTTGACATCTATCctggacttaaagggacactaaaggcgaatattaagtcgacgttgattgttgaaatagcggtacagaaacctcgtagtgctgcttttgtgccaaggaagtgcttattttgaaataaaatcacgtttttagtggtccgcatcgcgttagcgcgcttcaaatctcccgcctgaaaatacgactttcagacgtcactgctgccgtgcccaacgttgcccgcttttactgcgcggccgccgacactagtagcagccgagcagaagtagcgggacccacagtagcaacaacggcgctgcggcaaagacttgctcggatgggcacattgaaagccttcaccaagttgcggttggtctcgtaatcctcagttcgaaagtgcagcgagcacacacgcagaggttttgactgtttagcacactggcgcaatggcatgacagccacttcgagcgtaagggttcattccgcggcacccagggAAAGGACACaccggtttctttgctgcagcagtggcgttgtgcaccattcgggcatccggcaatatcacaagcatgcggcattttgtcgaactttctgtcagagcaactttcacgagcgcgcaaaacacgcacggcagtacgcgatcccgaaactaccactgagacgggcgagggacgggcgaggcgcagttcggcgaaaacggaacctttgaaccacgcgcgccgttccccatggcaacgccacggatgttttgttttccatgaatcaagcggaaacgaacaaacagcattttattacgtcttttgatgctcggaatgttcttttttttactgctgctagtttgattactagtgatttattgtaggccgacttccatacgtctcgggatcacttcgaaaatgtcccactcgtggcgctcatcatgtgatacatttagcttaatttctcggtaagtagggcactgctgttgataatattgccgttttagaagttgtcatacattgggctttcactctgacataaattgttatttgcctttagtgtccctttaacaaaagaCCTCCTTGCTAAAGGTGCGCGCTACGTGCTCACAGGCAAGCTTAATCAAGGCCCCTTGGAGGTGAGATTAACATAATTTCAAAAAACAAAGCTATAAATATCCTGCGCGCTTCATTGcacgaaaaaataaacaaagcggtGATGAGGAAGCACAGAGTGGTTTTAAACAGTCATCATACCTTTATGTGAGATGTGCAGTTCACGCCTGCGACTTGCACTCTATAAGTCCTCTTTGTACATTGCATACGACATGCATACATTGGCTTTACATGCATACTTTGGATTTTGAAAGGGAGACATATGGTGAACTGACGTATGGCTTTACTACTACCCATTTCAGAGGTCCTTCGGAATTACCAGGAGCTTTGGAGGTGACGAAGACCATCCGACGGTCCTGAGCTTTTTCCCATATCTACAGGTTGCTTAGCccccgccttaaaggggccctgcaacacttttcgagcatgctccaAAAGCgcagccgatcggtagtcgaggctcccgagaacacgcgagccaaatattatagcgatgcgcacggcctggaatttacaataaattctcaaagtcagctgaaaatcgctccctcttctctcgacaaatgatgtattagtccgcaaaatatgacgcgattgtcggcagttccaccattggctgatgttataatcacgataacaccctcattattactttcgttgttaattttgagttcaataagtagataatatgtatgtttatattatgttatcgcgttaaaaacaccgaacaaacattaatattagcacttccggtctcaccaacagctcgtctgctcgtagttgcgtgtatagtgcctagaatatagttgcgtggttccgttttcttcgccatgcgcagtgccgaaaacgtgaatatttctgtgcttttgaccatcgcgggttgccgttgagagtggcagccgttcgagtgttgcctcgtcagctgagaactgcatcgtcggcacgttctcacgaccgaccgaggcacgggcgcagcgtgtctccgataacaatgctggcgtccagtaatggcggcgcttcggggtcgtctgccagtgccgtcttacgaggcggtgtatcggagtatgggccgaaaccgatctcagctgtcattcgttccaaacgagcgcgcaggtttgcttccatggttggcagagcgatgaaaacactacggcgttcgaggtgcacacccaacattaccaaaccgacgcgcagttttcaagcacgcgcgatacacagtgcggtcgactccgctcgacgagaacgacgcaagccgaccggaagtggcggcacagaccacgtggttgcgcccagacgtcagagagaaaaaaaaatgaagaaaaacactccgccggcgctcttgggcggagcctcgctcctctgcgctccccccgtcgactcgctgcctagctttccgcgcgcactcgcggcgttgagttgagggagaaagctgcggaacgtgatctctataatttggtaacaccacttagacttgacggattcgaaaaatttttgcggcatatgactcgtgaagagtcatacgtcaataatgagactattccaatacaactaagaaaggtgttgcagggcccctttaagctgcttcgcatctaaaagatggtTGAACAAAAGGCATTGGTTGAACGCAAAAGTGGCGAAACTCTGACCATACGCTAACTGAATCAAAGTCCGCAGGCAACGACCACGCAACGGACCCgagaaacaggggcgtagccagaaattttttttggggggggtggggggggagggtgtcaaccatactttatgtatgttagtgcgtgcgtttgtatgtgcgcgtgtatatatacgcaagcaaaactgaaaaatttcgggggcggggggagggggttcctGCCGAGAAATGCAAGTGTGACTCCGCACAGACCTCCTTCGGGTCCCTCCGTGCTGCTGGCGGTTCCGCGTCGAGTCGCTGACGTTTGGCCGCGTTCTGCCGGTTGCGAACCTCGGGATCAGAGCGGCGACGACGTCTGGCTTCGGTCTCCTTGATGCGCACGCTGAGATCGGATTGTCGACGGATACGCATGGCTTCTGCATGCCTTTGCCGATGCAAGGTATACAAGGGCTGTGGTGAGCGTCGGAGCTCGCAAGTCCAAGTTGTGTTTACATTCTCACGCCTCCGCACCCGCACGGAGCATAAACTCTGTGCCGTGAACCTTACTTTGGGTATCATTTCTTACACTGTGCTTTTGTGTATGCGTAAGACAATCTCTGGTGTacgctttccctctcctctctttccttccccctctcgCGGTGGCGGCCCGAGCCATACCGCACGGACGCCTCGTCTCGCTGTCAGTCCATCTCGACGCATGGCACGATCGCCCTCGCGCTTACGTTGGCGTACGGCAGCCTCTTCTTCTGCCGCGCGCTGCACACGCGGCCTACCCATGGGGACGGCCTGTAACGGGCGTAATGCAATGCAGATGTGTACAGTTCGTCTTGGTAGCGTGGCGTTGCACCTCCCATTGTTCTTATCGGCACAACTACGAATGTAAACTGCAGTGTTGTACGATACGCCATTGTTATATTGTGTGCGCAGAGAGATCCATTGCATGAGTTGGCTTTCCTGCAGTGCGTTTTAGGCGTTGATGCCGCGGTCGGCACTGAGGTTTCGTAGTCTGccgtgctcgctcgctgtgtgcttgtgcgccgcTCTTCGTGTTAAGTACCGCAAGATTTGCTGCGGCTccgaaagaacgacaggtgagcgtgccgtttgcgtcgcggattacctGTTCTGCACTGGGGCAACTTCAGAAATGGCTGACTCACTTTCGCAACTCTCGTAGAACTGCGTGCTTGAATGTGTGCTCTGCATTTGTCTCCGGCTAAACACTCGTCATCGCTTAAAAAATTGGGGCTGCTGAAAGTATTCCGGAAGGCTGCAGAGCTGATGGGTTTGTCCAAGGAATAAAGACCGAATAaatgcagaatcggcgcatttcaaggaCGGATAAGGTGATTCCTGCGATCACTTCTGTTAATTTTCTGTGTGTTTATCGTCACGaattatatgaaaatcaacgtttccGGATATAAAGCCAATAAAGTGCAGCCATTATTAGTTGTGTCGTGTGTGAAATTCATTTTGTCATGTTCAGGCACATGCGCGCAATTGCAAGTGGGCAAGACTGCGTGCATGCAAACACACTAAAAAACAGTGCATGGCGCACGCACGTGCTGCACAAACAATACCAGCGCGCGCCCACATATAGAGGCACATAAAACAAGACGCGACAACCAAAGAAAAATCACTGCATATCCACGAAGGGAATGCCGATGATGGGGCGAATCACAATGCATGGGGTCGTGAATTATCAGTGAAATGACTATTTCGATTTTGGTGAGGGCGTTGTCGAACCAAAGCTGATCGCAAACCTTGCAGCCGTGGCCGAAGGACCGGTCCAGAAAGTCGCGCTTGAACCGCGCATCGGTGCCGCCCGTCGTCCGCATAAGCCGTTGTAGGCGCTTGGCAGCGGCTTCCCGCGCTTTCGCCTCGGGGCCGGCTTGCTGACGGCGTTGCCtcttcgcagctgcttctctcgCTTTTTGCTCGAGGCCGGCCTGCTGTCGACGTTGGCGCTTCGACGCCGCTTCCCGCGCTTTAGTCGCCTGATTCGCTCGCTGTCGGCGTTGCCGTCGAGCCTCGGCTTCCCGCGCTCTCAGCTTCGGGTCtgcttgtcggcgttgccgtattgctgcagcttctcgagctcgaagATCGGGATCGGAGTCGCGGCGTTTCCGCTTTGTTGCTGCGAGCAGCGCCTTGCGTGCACTCTCGTCCATGGCTGTGCTGAGACTGCGCGGAGAGCGGGCCGTTATCATCGACCCCTGGCAGCATTGCGTTGTCGATGTGGTTATGTTCGTCGCGCGGCGGCGCGCCCGCGAACGGTCTATTTTCGGAGCATGTGCGCGCTACGCGCGCTCAGTAGACGGGTTTGCGCATGTTGTCATCTGTTGAtcgatgcgcttgttttcgagcaCCTTTAGAGCGGCGCCGGTCTATTCTTAAACCATATGAGCGCTATGCTCGCTCTGCACCTGCGCTTCGACTGTAGACTACGGCGGACGGAGGGACATTCTGAAAGTAACGTCCTCGTCGGGTAACTGATCAGATTGGCCAACTGATCAACGTGATACTTGCGTCTTTtcgcagcgttctctgcttcacggcgctcctcgtcgtctcGACGGGC comes from Rhipicephalus sanguineus isolate Rsan-2018 chromosome 7, BIME_Rsan_1.4, whole genome shotgun sequence and encodes:
- the LOC119400153 gene encoding uncharacterized protein LOC119400153 isoform X2, translated to MDESARKALLAATKRKRRDSDPDLRAREAAAIRQRRQADPKLRAREAEARRQRRQRANQATKAREAASKRQRRQQAGLEQKAREAAAKRQRRQQAGPEAKAREAAAKRLQRLMRTTGGTDARFKRDFLDRSFGHGCKDIGATHNVQLTCINCMLREGTLRRRPRRYYSKCIGKDDILPEHAHQSSQTEHHITLVWCPRPNILTCSTEVQVDLL